A stretch of the Microcebus murinus isolate Inina chromosome 6, M.murinus_Inina_mat1.0, whole genome shotgun sequence genome encodes the following:
- the LCMT2 gene encoding tRNA wybutosine-synthesizing protein 4 codes for MGPRSRERRAGAVQSTNDSSALSKSSLAARGYVQDAFTALLVPGAARRAPLIHRGYYVRARAVRHCVRAFLERTCAPPDGCSAQILSLGAGSDSLYFRLKSAGHLARAAVWEVDFPDVARRKAERIGETPELCALTGPFQKGDPASALCFESSDYRILGLDLRQLERLDEALAAAGLDAVSPTLLLAEAVLTYLEPGSAAALIAWAAQRFPNAIFVVYEQMKPQDAFGQFMLQHFRQLNSPLHGLDHFPDVEAQRRRFLQAGWTACSAVDMNEFYRRFLPAEERRRMENLEPFDEFEEWHLKCAHYFILAASRGDTLSQPLMFPSSEAFPRIDPISSSGVFPASVVTSDSQGPNLKRYGHASVLLSPDIILSAGGFGEQEGRHCRVSKLHLLSRYCDFEWKGSQVCSPGTEIQWDGRLYHTMTRLSDTQVLVLGGRLSPISPALGFLQLHFCKSEDNRTEDLMVTLTNAGLKEDFTLSRWRHSATEVSYQNQKYLFVYGGRSVVEPVLSDWHFLHVETMAWITIPVKGEAPEARHSHSACSWQGGALIAGGLGASEEVLNSVLFLRPISCGFLWESIDIQPPITPRYSHTAHVLNGKLLLVGGVWIHSSSVPEVTVIDLTTGLSSEYQIDTTRVPWPLMLHNHTSVLLPEEQQLLLLGGGGNCFSFGTYFNPHPVTLDLSSLSVGQ; via the coding sequence ATGGGGCCACGGAGCCGCGAGCGTCGGGCGGGAGCAGTACAGAGCACCAACGACAGCAGCGCCCTCAGCAAGAGTTCCCTGGCGGCGCGCGGGTATGTCCAAGACGCCTTTACAGCCTTGCTGGTCCCGGGCGCCGCGCGCCGCGCGCCACTCATTCACCGAGGATACTACGTCCGCGCACGCGCCGTACGGCACTGCGTGCGCGCCTTCCTGGAGCGGACGTGCGCGCCCCCTGACGGGTGTAGCGCTCAGATCCTGTCCCTTGGCGCCGGCTCCGACTCGCTGTATTTTCGCCTCAAAAGTGCTGGCCACCTGGCTCGGGCTGCAGTCTGGGAGGTGGATTTCCCGGACGTGGCGCGGCGCAAGGCGGAGAGGATTGGCGAGACCCCGGAACTGTGCGCGTTGACCGGGCCTTTCCAGAAGGGGGACCCCGCGTCAGCGCTGTGCTTTGAGAGCTCGGACTACCGCATCCTGGGGCTGGACCTGCGGCAGCTCGAGCGGTTGGACGAGGCCCTGGCCGCCGCGGGCCTTGACGCGGTCTCACCCACCCTGCTCCTGGCCGAGGCCGTGCTGACCTACCTGGAGCCAGGTAGTGCTGCGGCCCTCATCGCCTGGGCAGCCCAGCGTTTTCCTAATGCCATTTTCGTGGTCTATGAGCAGATGAAGCCTCAAGACGCCTTTGGCCAGTTCATGCTGCAACATTTTCGGCAGCTAAATTCTCCCCTGCATGGCCTGGACCACTTTCCTGACGTGGAGGCCCAGCGGCGCCGCTTTCTTCAAGCTGGCTGGACTGCCTGCAGTGCTGTGGACATGAATGAATTCTATCGCCGCTTTCTCCCTGCAGAAGAACGCCGGCGGATGGAAAATCTTGAACCCTTTGACGAGTTTGAGGAGTGGCATCTGAAGTGCGCCCATTATTTCATTCTGGCAGCTTCCAGGGGAGACACCCTCTCTCAACCTCTCATGTTTCCATCATCGGAGGCCTTTCCTCGGATAGATCCTATTTCCTCTTCAGGGGTCTTTCCTGCTAGTGTAGTTACTAGTGACAGCCAGGGCCCAAACCTTAAGAGATACGGCCACGCCTCTGTCCTTTTGAGCCCGGACATTATTCTCAGTGCAGGAGGGTTTGGAGAGCAGGAAGGGCGGCACTGCCGAGTGAGCAAGCTTCACTTGCTCTCAAGATATTGTGACTTTGAATGGAAAGGCAGCCAAGTATGCAGTCCTGGGACTGAAATTCAGTGGGATGGACGCCTTTATCACACCATGACAAGACTTTCAGATACTCAGGTTTTGGTTCTGGGAGGGAGGCTATCCCCAATAAGTCCAGCCTTGGGGTTTCTCCAACTTCATTTTTGTAAGAGTGAGGATAATCGCACTGAGGACCTGATGGTGACATTAACAAATGCTGGCCTAAAAGAAGATTTCACTTTGTCACGTTGGCGGCATTCAGCAACAGAAGTGTCTTATCagaatcagaaatatttatttgtgtatggGGGTCGAAGTGTGGTGGAACCTGTACTAAGTGACTGGCATTTCCTACATGTAGAAACGATGGCTTGGATCACGATCCCAGTGAAGGGGGAAGCACCTGAAGCTCGGCATTCCCACAGTGCCTGCAGTTGGCAAGGGGGAGCCCTTATTGCTGGAGGTCTCGGGGCTTCTGAGGAGGTGTTGAACTCTGTACTGTTTCTGAGACCAATCTCTTGTGGATTCCTCTGGGAATCAATAGACATCCAGCCTCCCATTACCCCACGGTATTCTCACACAGCTCATGTGCTCAATGGAAAGCTTCTGCTTGTCGGAGGGGTCTGGATTCATTCCTCCTCAGTTCCTGAAGTGACTGTTATCGATTTGACTACAGGCTTGAGCTCTGAGTATCAGATTGACACAACACGTGTGCCATGGCCATTAATGTTACACAACCATACTAGCGTCCTTCTTCCTGAAGAGCAACAGCTCCTGCTCCTTGGAGGAGGTGGGAACTGCTTTTCTTTTGGCACCTACTTCAACCCCCATCCAGTAACATTAGACCTTTCTTCCTTAAGTGTTGGGCAGTAA